ACAAATATAGATAATGAAATATTAGATATATGGCAATATAATATAAGGAGGAATTGTATGGGTAAATTAAAAGGCACAGAGACAGAAAAGAATTTATTGGCGGCATTTGCCGGTGAATCACAAGCCAGAAATAGATATACTTATTTTGCTAGTGTTGCTAAAAAAGAAGGATATGAACAAATTGCTGCCATATTTCAGGAAACCGCTGATAATGAGAAGGAGCATGCCAAAAGGTTTTTTAAGCTCTTAGAAGGTGGTGAGGTAGAGATTAAGGCAAGTTATCCTGCTGGAGTAATTGCGGATACAGCTCAGAACCTGAAAGCGGCTGCTGATGGCGAGCTATTGGAATGGGGGACTATCTATAAAGATGCTGCTCAGGTAGCCCGGCAGGAAGGATTCGCGAAAGTGGCTATACAATTTGAGGAAATAGCTAAAGTAGAAATGCATCATGAGGCAAGATATCGAAAATTACTGGAGAACTTGAAAAAGGGCAGTGTCTTTAAAAAGGATAAAAAGGTAACCTGGCATTGCCGAAATTGTGGTTATGTTTTGGAAGCCAAAGAAGCTCCCAATAAATGCCCAGCTTGTGAACATCCACAAGCTTTTTTCCAGTTGAAGGCAGATAATTTTTAATATGAGTAATGATTGCAGGTGAATAGTTTAAGTAAATATTATGATAAAAATAAATATTACAGTATAATGCCGGTATAGTCTGGCACAATTTATTGGGTAATTAAAAAGAAGCACTTTTATTTAAAAATGAGTATCTTAAAGTGCTTCTTTTTTGTTTAATCAAAAGAGAGCAATGATTATTTATTTCATTGCTTTAACGGGGTAGTTTGTCTATAATGATAGTAACAAATTTAAACATTATTGCAGGGAAAAGAGTGACTTTTTAGTTTGTCTATTGTTAACAGAGAAAGTAATAAGTAAAAATTTCTTTTCTAATTTAAGGAATAATTACAGGAGGCATAGTCAGTTATGGAATATCTTAGTATGTTTTTCTGGTTTTTCTTTATTTTTTCAGTACTATCTCCCTGGTTTAAGCAAAAAAATTTAGAATCATCCCGCATTGCCCTCATCCACCGTCTGGAAAAAAAGCGAGAGTCCCGGGTAATTGCCATGATTCACAGACAGGAAACTATGAGTATTCTCGGGATACCCATAGTTCGTTATATTAATATTGAAGATTCAGAAGCAATTTTAAGAGCTATCAGATTAACTGATGATAATGTACCTATAGATATTATCTTACATACCCCAGGAGGATTAGTGCTGGCCACCGAGCAGATTTCTCATGCTTTATTACGCCATAAAGGGAAGGTGACGGTATTTATCCCTCATTATGCAATGAGTGGTGGTACCATGATATCCTTGGCAGCAGATGAAATAATTATGGATGAAAATGCCGTTTTGGGTCCAGTAGATCCTCAATTAGGCCAATATCCAGCCATCTCTATATTGAATGTACTGAAAGATAAGGATAGGAATGAGATTGATGATGAAACTATTATTCAGGCTGATATGGCGCGAAAAGCAATCTCGCAAGTTTATACCTTTGTAAAAAAACTACTTACAGAAAATAAATGCAGTGAGGAGAAAGCTGAACACATCGCCAAAGTGCTTACCGAGGGAAGATGGACACATGATTATCCCATAAAGTATGAAGAGGCAAAGGAATTAGGCTTATGTGTATCTAGTGATATGCCCAAAGAAATCTATGAATTAATGGATCTTTACCCTCAGAGTCCTGGTGTTCGTCCATCAGTTCAGTATATCCCTGTACCATATAAAAAACCAATCCTACCGCCAGCTAAAAAGTCTAATCATAAAGAATAATTTATTTGTCTTTCTATTATTTTTTGCAAAAATAAAAACTTTGTGCCCCACAGACAATTTTCCCTTTATAAAGAAAGAGAGAAGGAGGAATTAATGAAAAGAGTAATAAAATCAATAACTCCGGAACAGGATATTTCTATTGTTCTTTGTGGCGAAGCAGGGCAAGGAATTCAAACGGTAGAACAATTGTTGACCAGAATATTAAAACTATCCGGTTATTACGTTTTTGCAACCAAGGAATATATGTCTCGGGTGAGAGGTGGAAGTAACTCTACTCAGATACGAGTATCCAGTAATCCGGTTCAAGCTCCCATTGCTCGTATTGATTTATTGATACCACTGGACAAAGAAGCTATAAAACATGTTTCCTCCCGGCTTGATAAGCATACCATTATTATTGGAGACCGGGAAAGGCTTGATACTGATAAAAAAGTGATCCAGGTATCATTTCTAAAGATAGCCCAGGAGATAGGCAAGTCAATTTATGCCAATATTATAGCAGTAGGGCTATTATTAGGATTGCTGGATGGAGATATCAAGGTTGGTAAGCATTTTTTGAAGGAATATTTTACCCAGAAGAACAAAGAGGAGTTTGTAGCAGATAATATAAAAGCCTTAGAAATGGGTTGCCAAGAAGCTCAGAGATTAATCAAAGAAGGTCAGATAAAACACAAACAATTTTCAAGACTGGAGAAATCAAATAAGGCGAAGAATAATCTATTGCTTAGTGGCGCAGAGGCAGTGGGATTAGGAGCAATAGCAGGGGGATGTAATTTTATCTCTTCCTATCCTATGTCACCCTCAACCGGCGTACTGGTCTTTTTAGCTCAGTATGCTCATGATTTTAATATTATTGCCGAGCAGGCTGAGGATGAAATAAGTGCCATTAATATGGCTCTAGGAGCCTGGTATGCGGGAGCACGTGCTATGATTACTACCTCCGGAGGAGGTTTTGCCCTTATGACTGAAGGTCTCAGTCTGGCTGGTATGTTAGAGAGCCCCCTGGTTATTCATCTATCTCAACGTCCTGGGCCAGCTACCGGTTTACCTACCCGAACCGAGCAGGGTGATTTACAATTAGCCCTCTATGCTGGTCATGGAGAATTTCCCCGAATAATACTTGCTCCAGCTAATATTGAGGATGCCTATAAACTCACTCAGAAAGCATTTTACTGGGCTGATCAATACCAGATTCCGGTCTTTATTTTAACTGATCAGTATACAATGGACACTTATTACAATATGAAAAAATTAAGTGTTCCCAGGGGGGAGATAGTCCGCTTTATTATCCAGACAGATTCTGATTATCAAAGGTATAATCTGAAGGTGAGGGATGGAGTTTCGCCAAGAGGGATTCCGGGCTTTGGTGAAGGCTTAATTCGGGTAGATAGCGATGAACATGATGAAATGGGTCTTATTACTGAGGATATGGAAATTAGAAAGAGAATGGTAGAAAAAAGAAATACCAAATGGCATTGGTTGAAAAAAGAAGCTTTAATACCAACACTGATCGGAGCTACTGATTATCGTGTTTTATGTGTGGGTTGGGGATCGACTTATAACATTATAAAAGAGGCATTAAATAGGTTAGATAAACCTGATATTGCTTTGCTTCATTTCCAGCAGGTTTATCCTATTTCTGAGACAAGCACTAATTATTTAAATAGAGCAGAGCAGGTTATTTCTATAGAAAACAATTTTGGTGGTCAGTTCAGTCAATTGTTGGAAATGCAAACGGGTATCAGTATAGGAACGAGGATATTAAAATATAATGGATTGCCTTTTTACGCTGATGAGTTGGCTCAAGAAATTAATAATATTTTAAAGGGGAAAGGAGGTCAAAAATGAAAAAAACTATGGATTTTGAACAACAGGCCATTAAACCAGCCTGGTGTCCTGGTTGCGGCAATTTTCTGATATTAAAAGCCCTGCAGCAGGCTTTTGCAGAACTTTCCTTAGTACCCCAGCAAGTGGTGATGGTATCCGGTATTGGTCAGGCAGCCAAAACTCCACAATA
The sequence above is a segment of the Atribacterota bacterium genome. Coding sequences within it:
- a CDS encoding rubrerythrin family protein — its product is MGKLKGTETEKNLLAAFAGESQARNRYTYFASVAKKEGYEQIAAIFQETADNEKEHAKRFFKLLEGGEVEIKASYPAGVIADTAQNLKAAADGELLEWGTIYKDAAQVARQEGFAKVAIQFEEIAKVEMHHEARYRKLLENLKKGSVFKKDKKVTWHCRNCGYVLEAKEAPNKCPACEHPQAFFQLKADNF
- a CDS encoding 2-oxoacid:acceptor oxidoreductase subunit alpha — encoded protein: MKRVIKSITPEQDISIVLCGEAGQGIQTVEQLLTRILKLSGYYVFATKEYMSRVRGGSNSTQIRVSSNPVQAPIARIDLLIPLDKEAIKHVSSRLDKHTIIIGDRERLDTDKKVIQVSFLKIAQEIGKSIYANIIAVGLLLGLLDGDIKVGKHFLKEYFTQKNKEEFVADNIKALEMGCQEAQRLIKEGQIKHKQFSRLEKSNKAKNNLLLSGAEAVGLGAIAGGCNFISSYPMSPSTGVLVFLAQYAHDFNIIAEQAEDEISAINMALGAWYAGARAMITTSGGGFALMTEGLSLAGMLESPLVIHLSQRPGPATGLPTRTEQGDLQLALYAGHGEFPRIILAPANIEDAYKLTQKAFYWADQYQIPVFILTDQYTMDTYYNMKKLSVPRGEIVRFIIQTDSDYQRYNLKVRDGVSPRGIPGFGEGLIRVDSDEHDEMGLITEDMEIRKRMVEKRNTKWHWLKKEALIPTLIGATDYRVLCVGWGSTYNIIKEALNRLDKPDIALLHFQQVYPISETSTNYLNRAEQVISIENNFGGQFSQLLEMQTGISIGTRILKYNGLPFYADELAQEINNILKGKGGQK